The segment CCGTGATCTTGTCGTAGCGCATCTCCTTGACCATGCCGGTAAACGCCTCGATGACACGCTCCTGCGTCGCCGTCATTATGCCTCCCCCGCAATAATTCCCCTTGCGGTGGATTGTAGCATCTCGAACGCACAGCGGCGTCGAATGATGACGACACGCTTTGCCGGTCACTGACCAACCATCTTTGCCAAATGACAAAGACAGCCGGTCACTGACCGTATATCCTTGTCGTGGCGAGGTCACAAACGGCAATCTCTGCCACGTGCGAGCAACTCTTTCTTTGCGCAGGGGCCGCGTTTCACGCAGCCCGCGGGGTGCCTTGCAGGCGTCCCCTGCACAATCGTGATCGCGGGCCAATCCTTGCGCAGGGACCTGGTGCACTAGGCCATTTCGAGCTCGCAAAGGGGCGTTATCGTGGCAAGCTCGCCTTCGATGCGCCGTCTGGCAAGCTCGGTATCGTATGCTGCCTGGGCACGTAGCCAATAGCCATCCGTCAGGCCGAAGTACCTGCAGAGCCGCAGATCCGTGTCCGCCGTGACCGCACGCTTGCCAGCGACGATCTGACCAATGCGGCCGGCAGGCACGTGAATATCCTTTGCCAGGCGATACTTGGAGATGCCCATGGGCTTGAGGAACTCCTCCTCGAGGAGCTCGCCTGGCGAGACGGGCACGATTGCATATTCGACGGTTCCCATGGCTTGACCTCCTAGTGATAGTCGACTATCTCGACGTCAGCGCACCCGGCTTGCGTCCAGACAAAGCAGATGCGGTACTGATCGTTTATGCGAATGCTATGCTGGCCCTCCCGACTCCCCTTCAAGGCCTCAAGATGATTGCCGGGCGGCACACGCAAGTCGTTGAGCGATCCGGCAATCTGGAGCTGGCGAATTTTCCTGAGCGCCACTCTCTCGATATTCGCGAAGCGGGCTACATGCTGTCCGTCAGCAAGCTTGCGCGTATCCGAATCTTTGAACGACTTTATCATGGAAGAATATTAACGTCATTCGTTATTAACGTCAAGCATCAATACTTATCATGAACTTGTCTTCGCCCGCGAATCATCCTTTGCGCAGGGGCCGCATTCCATGCGGCCCACGCAGCCCACTGCAACTTGTGTGGGCCAGATGAAATCCGGCCCACAAATCCGGCGAATCGTCGGAGTGAGCCGCAAAATCCAGATGCGCTGCCGGCGATTCCGGCAGCGCATCCGCATAAGGGGGGCGGATTCACTCCATGAGGGGAAGGCTCACCCGACATGATTCCAGACACGTCAAGACGCCCAGTTGAGGAAAAGGAGCTAATGCGATGGACAGGCATCTGTCACCACGAATCCTGGCTCATATGATGCTCGTGACAGCACACTCAATCAATTGCCAGTCGAGGCAAATCGTTTTCTCCTCGCAGCAATCGACATGCATAGTCTATGCAGCACGTTACATATCAGGCAAGATGTTGAGCGCTGCTTATCAAACGCCGGTTTCATGCTAGACACCCTCCCACCTCCCCCTCTTTGTCCGCTACCGCGCGACAGCCCTGCTCTATACCCTAGACATACAGGGAAACCCGAGTGGATTGGAGAGAACATGGAAGGGAACATGAAGGCGTTGATGTACCGAGACATCGGCAAAGTGGAATGCGTCACGCTGCCCATTCCCGAATGCGGACCCAAAGGGATCACCATCGAGGTGGCACGGGCAAGCATCTGCGGGTCGGACATCCACGCATACAATCGTGGCCCGCTTGCTGGCGGCCTATGGGGCAAAGACGTCCAGTTTGGTCATGAGTTCGTGGGAATCGTCGTCGAAGTCGGCGACGAGGTCGAAGGCATCAAAATCGGCGATCGCGTATGGGTCAACCCTGACTTTTGCAAGGGAGATCCGCGCAAGTCGTGCATGGCCGGTGGCTTTGCCGAGTATGCATCCACCGTCGACGCGCGCCTTGGCGAGACGGTTTTCATCTTGCCCGACAACGTACCCTTCAAGACAGCCGTGCTGCTCGAACCAATGGGCGTGGGCGTGCACACCAAGAACCGCGCCGGCGTGAAACCGGGCGACAAGGTGATGATGATTGGTGCCGGCCCCATTGGCCTCATGGGATGGGCCGCCATGAGGCACCAGGGCATCAAGGACATCATCGCCGTCGAGTACATGCCCTCGCGTGTCGAGTTCGCGCGTGGATTCGGCGTGGAGGCCTACTGCAACCAGGACAAGGACTCATACGAAATCGCAGCCGAGAGATTTGGCACGGCAAGCCCGTTCACGTACGAGCGCGCCGATGTCGACGCCGTCATCGACTACGCTGGCCTCGGGTCGATTCTTGGCGAATACCTCGAGAAGGGACGTGGTAAGTCGACCTTCACCACGCTTGGGCTCGACCCCACGTCGCTTACCATCCTTCCCAACGAGTTCATGAGCAAGGAGTTCACGGTCAAGGGTGCGCGCGGCTATACTCCCGAAGACATTCGCGAGTGCATCGACTTGCTCGCCGACGGCGAATATGACCTGTCGAGGCTCGTGACAGCAGAGTATCCCCTCGACGAGCCCATTCGCGCCTTCGAGGCGGCATGCGGACGTGACGACAACTGCAAGGTGGTCTTCAACATCAGTGACTAGGACGAGCTTTCCTGTCGCAACAAGAGGTGCCCGGGGGCCATGCGGTTCCCGGGCACCTTCTTTGTTTATCTGATGCAGAACTAACCGTAAGAGTGGGCTCGGTGTCAGCCCGCGTGGTGCAAGATGAGGCGTAGAGCACAACTTGCACGATTGGGCTTCGAATCCGCGTGCGCGCGTGGTGCAAGATGAGGCGCGGGGCACAACTTGCACTATGGGTCGTGTCAGGAAACGGGGATAGCGACATGCAATTTGCATGTCGCTATCCCCGTTTCCTGACACGCTATCCCCGTTTCCTGATGCGACTCGGCGTGCTATTTGACGGCTTTCAACGACTCCTGCAGCCTATCGCAACCGCATGCGCAGCCGGCAGCGTGCTTCTCGCGCTCCATGACATCGTCATCCTCCACATCCACGAGCGTGATGTCGAAGTTGAGCGCCTCGCCCGCAAGCTCGTGATTGCAATCGAGGACGACCTCGTCGTCGTTCACCTCGACAACGCGCACGCGCATAACCTCGCCATCGGGTCCCTGAATGCCGAGCATAGCCCCGACGGGCAGCGGCTCGCCGTTGGGAAGCGAGGTCACGGGCATCGATATCACAAGGCTCTCGTCGCGCATCCCATAGCCTTGCGCCGCGGGAACGTGAATGCTCACCGACTCGCCGGGGTTGAGGTTCATGATGGCCATCTCGAAGTCCGGAAGCATGATGCCCGCCCCGATGGTGAATTCGAGCGGCTCTCCCTGGTCCCTGGTACTCGCGAAAACGGTACCATCATCGAGCTTGCCGCGATACTCGACAATGACGCGGTCTCCTTGTCGTGGCATAAGCATCACCCTTTCCTATGCCTTAATTGCCAATGAGCTCTGGCTCTTTCGGCAGCTGTTATCTGGTCCGTACAGGTATGTCCAACGGCCGTTCTTGCGCTTGTAGAACGGCTTGAGCACGATATGCCCGCCATGCGACCCGCTTCCATGGTAGGCAATCGTGCCTTCCTCGACGGGGCCTTCCATAACGAACAAATCATTGGAGACTTCAAAGTAGCGATTCTCATGCGCGTCGATAAACGCGCGCGCTGCCTTGTCAATCCCAACGATGGGTATTTCTCGTAACGTAATTTGCATTGCTAATCCCTGCCTGCCACCATCTTCATGACATCTTGGACGCCAATGAGCGCCGGGTCATCCAGCTTCTGATGAATGCCCTTGCCCATCTGCGCGAGACGGTCATTGGGATTGTTCACCTCGATGTACTGCCCCAGCGTCTCGCGCATGTCAAAATACACGACGTGCAATCCCGCACCACTCGTGAGCTCCATGGCAATCTCGAAGCCGCGCTCCTTGAAGTCGGCCTTGGCCTGCTCGACATCGTCGACCCATATGCTGTAATGGTTAAGCCCATAGCGCCCCATCTCCTGATACG is part of the Coriobacteriia bacterium genome and harbors:
- a CDS encoding peptidylprolyl isomerase; the encoded protein is MPRQGDRVIVEYRGKLDDGTVFASTRDQGEPLEFTIGAGIMLPDFEMAIMNLNPGESVSIHVPAAQGYGMRDESLVISMPVTSLPNGEPLPVGAMLGIQGPDGEVMRVRVVEVNDDEVVLDCNHELAGEALNFDITLVDVEDDDVMEREKHAAGCACGCDRLQESLKAVK
- the higA gene encoding addiction module antidote protein, HigA family; translated protein: MGTVEYAIVPVSPGELLEEEFLKPMGISKYRLAKDIHVPAGRIGQIVAGKRAVTADTDLRLCRYFGLTDGYWLRAQAAYDTELARRRIEGELATITPLCELEMA
- a CDS encoding excinuclease ABC subunit A yields the protein MIKSFKDSDTRKLADGQHVARFANIERVALRKIRQLQIAGSLNDLRVPPGNHLEALKGSREGQHSIRINDQYRICFVWTQAGCADVEIVDYH